A single Bacillus sp. HMF5848 DNA region contains:
- a CDS encoding DUF92 domain-containing protein has translation MQIELIISLAIVVFSVLGWKEKLLSLSGVLGASIVGITIYMSFSLEGLILLGLFFATSSFWSVYKKRQKSFLKDKLEKGEQRDIYQVFANGGIASILAIVYFFYPSQAILISFITSLAAANADTWASEIGTLSRANPILLHNGKRVAKGTSGAVSPLGTFASYIGALVIALGGAILWYGQLSLFQVITITTIGFWGSIIDTILGATIQVRYKCSICSIQTERKYHCEQLTIKTGGFVSVNNDAVNLLSNGIACITVLIFIYIQ, from the coding sequence ATGCAAATAGAATTGATTATTAGCCTTGCTATTGTTGTATTTTCGGTGTTGGGATGGAAAGAGAAGCTGTTATCTTTGTCTGGCGTTTTAGGTGCTAGCATTGTGGGTATAACAATTTACATGAGTTTTTCGCTTGAAGGATTAATATTATTAGGTTTGTTTTTTGCAACTTCTAGTTTTTGGAGTGTGTATAAAAAACGGCAAAAATCCTTCTTAAAGGATAAGCTAGAAAAAGGGGAGCAACGTGATATTTATCAAGTGTTTGCCAATGGAGGCATTGCTTCAATCTTAGCTATCGTATATTTCTTTTATCCTTCACAAGCTATATTAATTTCGTTTATAACATCATTAGCTGCTGCAAATGCTGATACGTGGGCTTCTGAGATTGGTACACTAAGTAGAGCGAATCCCATTCTATTACATAATGGTAAACGAGTTGCGAAAGGTACAAGCGGTGCTGTCTCGCCATTAGGTACGTTCGCTTCTTATATCGGAGCTCTGGTTATTGCATTAGGTGGCGCAATACTTTGGTACGGTCAACTTTCACTATTCCAAGTTATAACTATAACCACAATTGGTTTCTGGGGGAGTATTATTGATACAATTTTAGGGGCTACTATTCAAGTGCGTTACAAATGTTCTATCTGTTCCATTCAAACGGAACGAAAATATCATTGCGAGCAGTTAACAATCAAAACAGGTGGATTTGTCTCTGTAAATAATGATGCTGTTAATCTTCTTTCTAATGGTATTGCATGTATTACTGTATTAATTTTTATTTATATTCAATAA
- a CDS encoding rhomboid family intramembrane serine protease, which produces MKCNNVRLDALKGEGIELFAYQAFWELAHQLVVQNNYRIIQISEDQRELWLENRSDKNVQVVRLLQYDLDWANWMARDIEDIIRKMDRVRKHITRRKITVANVYVSTYPPVDDWEHLIEKSQSYGPNEQVKMQSFVLDEQNSSLSSLSHYFDKSITLQFDRQGDLTEGDRYKYATLKVAADNAKFEKKVFQQSKRPFFTFFFIILQVLMFLVVEWYGSSTDVATLISFGAKYNPFILAGEWWRFFTPIILHITFLHLFMNTLALFYLGIAVEKLYGNGRFLFIYLLAGFTGSVASFLFSPVVSAGASGAIYGLFGALLYFGVVYPSLFFRTMGLNLFFILGINLVFGLVVPVVDNAGHLGGLVGGFLASAIVSLPKKSYKARQVTAFLMTIALISGSIWYGFTNKQASDWREVAQIAQEYANNRQYEQAHKIINAQMPLSASDDRLFMMRGVVFIQEGQYDSAIIALQKAIELNNTMHEVYFYLAQLYAEKNELNKAIEYVETAITLDPKNTDYKELLERIKEYMRGS; this is translated from the coding sequence GTGAAATGTAATAACGTCCGCTTAGATGCACTTAAGGGAGAGGGGATTGAATTGTTTGCTTATCAAGCTTTTTGGGAGCTTGCTCATCAATTGGTTGTACAAAACAACTATAGAATTATTCAAATATCAGAAGATCAAAGAGAACTATGGTTAGAGAACCGTTCAGATAAAAATGTGCAAGTTGTGCGTTTACTTCAATATGATTTAGATTGGGCAAATTGGATGGCTAGGGATATTGAAGATATTATACGTAAAATGGATCGTGTAAGGAAACATATAACGAGAAGAAAGATAACGGTAGCTAATGTATATGTCTCAACGTATCCACCTGTTGATGACTGGGAGCATCTTATTGAGAAATCTCAATCTTATGGACCCAATGAACAAGTTAAGATGCAATCCTTTGTGTTAGATGAACAAAATTCTTCGCTAAGCAGTTTATCTCACTATTTCGATAAAAGCATCACCTTGCAGTTTGATAGGCAGGGTGACTTAACGGAAGGTGACCGATACAAGTATGCCACATTAAAAGTTGCTGCAGATAATGCTAAGTTTGAAAAAAAAGTGTTTCAACAATCGAAGAGACCTTTTTTTACATTCTTCTTTATTATTTTGCAAGTCTTAATGTTTCTTGTGGTTGAATGGTATGGAAGTAGTACAGATGTAGCTACGCTCATATCATTTGGTGCTAAATACAACCCTTTTATTCTAGCAGGTGAATGGTGGCGTTTCTTTACACCAATTATTCTCCATATTACATTTTTGCATTTGTTTATGAATACGTTAGCTTTGTTTTATTTAGGTATTGCTGTAGAAAAGTTGTATGGAAACGGTCGGTTTCTATTCATATATTTACTAGCTGGCTTTACTGGGTCGGTAGCAAGCTTTTTGTTTAGTCCGGTTGTCTCAGCGGGTGCGTCTGGTGCTATATACGGTTTATTCGGTGCTCTACTTTATTTTGGTGTTGTCTACCCTTCTTTATTTTTCCGAACAATGGGACTGAATTTGTTTTTTATTCTAGGAATAAATCTAGTTTTTGGTTTAGTTGTACCTGTAGTAGACAATGCAGGTCACCTTGGCGGTTTAGTTGGTGGTTTTTTAGCAAGTGCGATTGTTTCGTTACCAAAAAAATCCTATAAAGCTAGACAAGTAACTGCTTTTCTTATGACAATAGCTCTTATCAGTGGAAGCATATGGTATGGCTTTACTAATAAACAAGCAAGCGATTGGCGTGAGGTTGCTCAAATAGCACAGGAATATGCTAATAACCGGCAGTATGAGCAGGCCCATAAAATAATAAATGCTCAAATGCCTCTTAGTGCCAGTGATGATCGTTTATTTATGATGAGAGGAGTCGTATTTATCCAGGAAGGACAATATGACTCTGCGATAATCGCACTTCAAAAAGCAATAGAACTTAATAATACAATGCATGAGGTTTACTTTTATTTGGCTCAGTTGTATGCGGAGAAGAATGAATTAAATAAGGCCATTGAATATGTTGAAACAGCCATCACTCTTGACCCGAAAAATACTGACTATAAAGAGCTTCTAGAAAGGATCAAAGAGTATATGAGAGGTAGCTAG
- a CDS encoding L-lactate dehydrogenase — MRGINRVVLIGTGFVGSSYAFALLNQGVTEELVLIDLNQEKAEGDAMDLNHGIAFAPSPTKVWFGDYSDCENADIVVITAGANQKPGETRLDLVEKNTKIFKGIVDQVMSNGFNGIFLVATNPVDILSYAVWKFSGLPKERVIGSGTILDTARFRYLLGDHFNVDARNVHAYIIGEHGDTELPVWSHADIGGRPILKIVETSDKHTKEDLEDIFVNVRDAAYKIINAKGATYYGIAMGLVRVTKAILQNENSVLTVSCLLDGEFGHKDVYIGVPAVVNRHGIREIVELDLNDQEKQQFEHSVDVLKKTMKPVSTLQ; from the coding sequence ATGCGTGGAATAAATAGAGTAGTATTAATTGGAACAGGTTTTGTTGGATCTAGTTACGCTTTTGCTTTATTAAATCAAGGTGTTACTGAGGAACTAGTGCTTATTGATTTAAATCAGGAAAAAGCAGAAGGGGATGCGATGGACTTAAACCACGGGATTGCCTTTGCTCCTTCACCGACAAAAGTATGGTTTGGTGATTATAGCGATTGCGAAAATGCTGATATTGTTGTTATTACAGCCGGTGCCAATCAAAAGCCAGGTGAAACTAGACTAGATTTAGTAGAAAAGAACACAAAAATATTTAAAGGTATCGTTGATCAAGTTATGTCAAATGGGTTTAATGGTATATTCTTAGTGGCTACCAACCCTGTTGATATACTTTCATATGCTGTATGGAAATTTTCAGGTTTACCAAAAGAGCGCGTTATAGGTTCCGGTACTATTTTGGATACTGCTCGTTTCCGCTATTTACTTGGTGATCATTTTAATGTTGATGCAAGAAATGTTCATGCCTATATCATTGGTGAGCATGGAGATACAGAACTTCCTGTTTGGAGCCACGCTGATATAGGAGGAAGACCTATTTTAAAAATAGTGGAAACGAGTGACAAGCATACAAAAGAGGATTTAGAGGATATCTTTGTTAATGTACGTGATGCCGCCTATAAAATTATAAATGCTAAAGGTGCTACGTATTATGGAATTGCTATGGGACTTGTTCGAGTGACAAAAGCAATATTACAAAATGAGAATTCAGTTCTAACAGTTTCGTGCTTGTTAGATGGTGAATTTGGCCATAAAGATGTCTATATTGGCGTACCTGCTGTCGTAAATCGACATGGCATTCGTGAAATTGTGGAATTAGACTTAAATGATCAAGAAAAACAGCAATTTGAACACTCAGTAGATGTTTTAAAAAAGACAATGAAACCTGTATCGACTTTACAGTAA